From a region of the Geothrix sp. 21YS21S-2 genome:
- a CDS encoding porin, with the protein MKSKSLLFALAGACALPFQASAQASEVQIYGTFLPLLDQIKTSGATAPGLSPATGGATQVAATAYTGDLGNVPGRNRLTSGTSNLGFRGSYRISGDLKVIWQIESAVSPDGDAPNSLTSRNSCLGLEGNWGRVFFGNWDTPYKAPLLFVGPLRGLNPFDNALTANPGFNVPGTTTQGGRVNTAADAAFNRRQGNSVQYWTPDMNGFSGRIAYSVNEGKSAATATAPSVSPDLWSASLSYRKGAFNVTYGFEEHKNYFGLAQMGGSAGATATNAGSKDVGHELVAAYAFSTGTKVSAIVERLTYDTDETVTGKVDHYQRDAWYLLVQQRWGMNQVFGSYGKAGAGSVTVRGGGPATTNGLGGTQWSVGYVRSLAKTVDLYASAYGMNNERSASYALFPPVGKVAPGASTTGFGVGILYTF; encoded by the coding sequence TTGAAATCCAAGTCCCTTCTCTTCGCCTTGGCCGGCGCCTGCGCGCTGCCTTTCCAGGCTTCCGCGCAGGCCAGCGAGGTCCAGATCTATGGCACCTTCCTGCCCCTGCTGGACCAGATCAAGACCAGCGGGGCCACCGCGCCCGGCCTTTCCCCCGCCACCGGCGGCGCCACCCAGGTCGCGGCCACGGCCTACACCGGCGACCTGGGCAACGTGCCCGGGCGCAACCGCCTCACCTCGGGCACCTCCAACCTGGGCTTCAGGGGCAGCTACCGCATCAGCGGTGACCTGAAGGTCATCTGGCAGATCGAAAGCGCCGTCAGCCCCGACGGGGATGCCCCCAACAGCCTGACCAGCCGCAACAGCTGCCTGGGCCTGGAGGGCAACTGGGGCCGCGTGTTCTTCGGCAACTGGGACACTCCCTACAAGGCCCCCCTCCTGTTCGTGGGCCCCCTGCGCGGCCTGAACCCCTTCGACAACGCCCTGACGGCGAACCCCGGCTTCAACGTGCCCGGGACCACCACCCAGGGCGGCCGGGTGAACACCGCGGCCGACGCGGCCTTCAACCGCCGCCAGGGCAACAGCGTCCAGTACTGGACCCCTGACATGAACGGGTTCTCCGGGCGGATCGCCTATTCCGTGAACGAGGGCAAGTCGGCGGCCACCGCCACGGCCCCTTCGGTGAGCCCGGACCTGTGGTCGGCCTCGCTGAGCTACAGGAAGGGCGCCTTCAACGTCACCTACGGCTTCGAGGAGCACAAGAACTACTTCGGCCTGGCCCAGATGGGCGGCAGCGCGGGCGCGACGGCCACCAACGCCGGTTCCAAGGACGTGGGCCACGAGCTGGTGGCGGCCTACGCCTTCAGCACGGGCACCAAGGTCTCCGCCATCGTCGAGCGCCTCACCTACGACACGGACGAGACCGTGACCGGCAAGGTGGACCACTACCAGCGCGATGCCTGGTACCTCCTGGTCCAGCAGCGCTGGGGCATGAACCAGGTGTTCGGATCCTACGGCAAGGCCGGGGCGGGCAGCGTCACCGTCCGGGGCGGCGGCCCCGCCACCACCAACGGCCTGGGCGGCACCCAGTGGAGCGTGGGCTACGTCCGCAGCCTCGCCAAGACGGTCGACCTCTATGCCTCCGCCTACGGCATGAACAACGAGCGCTCCGCCAGCTACGCCCTGTTCCCCCCCGTGGGGAAGGTGGCTCCCGGCGCCTCCACCACCGGCTTCGGCGTCGGCATCCTCTACACCTTCTAG
- a CDS encoding helix-turn-helix transcriptional regulator — METVFKVWLLDERSHVNWKKGLPEPHCHPHHQVILILRGSGTHLVDGVETRILGPWVMLVAKGKKHFYMPDAQDEGWMIDFGEEFLDQDASWVFSDFLASPNLPLPGDALSRQIGTLARLMWNISKSGTAESRPVLRHLMSAFLHLLQPRIHAQATQTQAHLTGEFKLFHAFLQELDGHYRTGKEVGFYAQRLRCTPRRLNAACRLVLGKTPQLIVIERCMLEAKRLLVHSDLSIQQIAAELGWEDQSNFTKTFRKATGETPTSFRKARSLARDGNPGKD, encoded by the coding sequence ATGGAAACCGTTTTCAAGGTCTGGCTCCTCGACGAGCGTAGCCACGTGAACTGGAAGAAGGGGCTGCCGGAGCCCCACTGCCATCCCCACCACCAGGTCATCCTCATCCTCAGGGGATCCGGCACCCACCTGGTGGACGGGGTGGAAACCCGGATCCTCGGACCCTGGGTGATGCTGGTCGCCAAGGGGAAGAAGCACTTCTACATGCCCGACGCCCAGGACGAAGGCTGGATGATCGACTTCGGCGAGGAGTTCCTGGACCAGGACGCCTCCTGGGTGTTCTCCGACTTCCTCGCCTCGCCCAACCTGCCCCTGCCGGGGGACGCCCTCAGCCGCCAGATCGGGACCCTGGCGCGGCTCATGTGGAACATCTCGAAGTCCGGGACCGCCGAATCGCGGCCTGTGCTGCGCCATCTGATGTCGGCATTCCTGCACCTCCTCCAGCCGCGCATCCACGCGCAGGCCACGCAGACCCAGGCCCACCTCACCGGCGAGTTCAAGCTCTTCCACGCGTTCCTGCAGGAACTGGACGGGCACTACCGGACCGGGAAGGAGGTGGGGTTCTACGCCCAGCGCCTGCGCTGCACCCCCAGGCGGCTCAATGCGGCCTGCAGGCTGGTGCTGGGCAAGACGCCGCAGCTCATCGTCATCGAGCGCTGCATGCTGGAGGCCAAGCGCCTTCTGGTCCACTCGGACCTGAGCATCCAGCAGATCGCCGCGGAACTGGGCTGGGAGGACCAGTCCAACTTCACGAAGACCTTCCGCAAGGCCACCGGCGAAACCCCCACCAGCTTCCGGAAGGCGCGCAGCCTGGCCCGGGACGGCAACCCCGGCAAGGACTGA
- the tatA gene encoding twin-arginine translocase TatA/TatE family subunit has product MGNLGITEILLIGGGLLLLFGPSRLPELGKSLGKSIQEFKKAGRELSAPAGGLDASREKAR; this is encoded by the coding sequence ATGGGCAATCTTGGAATCACGGAAATCCTTCTGATCGGGGGAGGCCTGCTGCTCCTCTTCGGGCCCTCGCGCCTCCCTGAGCTGGGGAAGTCCCTGGGCAAGAGCATCCAGGAATTCAAGAAGGCCGGCCGGGAACTCTCGGCGCCCGCCGGCGGCCTGGACGCGTCCAGGGAGAAGGCCAGGTAG
- a CDS encoding FAD-dependent oxidoreductase, with the protein MSQDHLKEDKEPDPYTQQVLESGLSRRSFLARAAGGAAAAGLFGLSGAPALAAGARAAKTPNPGPDAAFGKSADGGATLSFLPKPRPIHDREIKRTLTFDVVVVGAGASGVPAALSAAENGAKVAVIQKAPFALSQGNTGAGVDLATSEKAGVEALVARLIADSNHRCNPKLVRQWAYHSGEAVKWVVDRARQGGSPVVDQGSGAQRAILKVNGYGMGYVTSFFGPKPYTTGDGMRALAKTAEKAGVRFFYNMPAVQLVQNKAGEILGVIAKDPDGQYVKFLATKGVILATGDYQNNKAMSDYFIPDVKHLGRKQLDRNGDGFVLAYWAGGVFEPIGHTKMLHDFDAGPASMCDMPFLAVDRKGRRFVNETVEMSLMNNYLKDPGNAGHYSQIFDADYMTQAAKWPGKLVPPEGLKHYMPDDPGAKKGVFASQVNTHVADTIEDLARKIEADPATLAATVKRYNELVASGKDSDFGKPSDRLVPVLKAPFYGIHRRVRLSAICSGMLVDENHQALDADGRPIKGLFLVGNLGGGFYGGVDYPLTVFGLSLGRCYTFGYLTGRHVAKL; encoded by the coding sequence ATGAGTCAGGACCACCTCAAGGAAGACAAGGAACCCGATCCCTATACGCAGCAGGTGCTCGAGAGCGGCCTGTCACGGCGCAGTTTCCTGGCCCGCGCTGCGGGCGGTGCGGCCGCGGCCGGCCTTTTCGGGCTGTCGGGCGCCCCGGCCCTGGCGGCCGGGGCCCGGGCGGCCAAGACCCCGAACCCGGGCCCGGACGCGGCCTTCGGCAAGAGCGCCGACGGCGGCGCCACCCTGTCCTTCCTCCCCAAGCCGAGGCCCATCCACGACCGGGAGATCAAGCGGACCCTGACCTTCGACGTGGTTGTGGTCGGCGCTGGCGCCTCCGGGGTTCCCGCGGCGCTCTCCGCCGCCGAGAACGGGGCCAAGGTCGCCGTGATCCAGAAGGCCCCCTTCGCCCTGTCCCAGGGCAATACCGGGGCCGGCGTCGACCTGGCCACGAGCGAGAAGGCCGGCGTTGAGGCCCTGGTGGCGCGGCTCATCGCCGACAGCAACCACCGCTGCAATCCCAAGCTCGTTCGGCAGTGGGCCTACCACTCCGGCGAAGCGGTCAAGTGGGTCGTCGACCGCGCCCGCCAGGGCGGGTCCCCGGTGGTGGACCAGGGAAGCGGCGCCCAGCGCGCAATCCTGAAGGTCAACGGCTACGGCATGGGGTACGTGACGTCCTTCTTCGGACCCAAGCCCTACACCACGGGCGACGGCATGCGCGCCCTCGCGAAGACCGCCGAGAAGGCGGGCGTCCGGTTCTTCTACAACATGCCGGCCGTCCAGCTGGTCCAGAACAAGGCGGGCGAAATCCTGGGCGTGATCGCCAAGGACCCCGACGGGCAGTACGTCAAGTTCCTCGCCACCAAGGGCGTGATCCTGGCCACGGGCGACTACCAGAACAACAAGGCCATGTCCGACTACTTCATCCCGGACGTGAAGCACCTGGGGCGCAAGCAGCTGGACAGGAACGGCGATGGTTTCGTCCTGGCCTACTGGGCGGGCGGGGTCTTCGAGCCCATCGGCCACACCAAGATGCTCCACGACTTCGACGCCGGCCCGGCCTCCATGTGCGACATGCCCTTCCTGGCCGTGGACCGCAAGGGCCGCCGGTTCGTGAACGAGACCGTGGAGATGTCGCTCATGAACAACTACCTGAAGGACCCGGGGAACGCCGGCCACTACTCCCAGATCTTCGACGCGGACTACATGACCCAGGCCGCGAAATGGCCCGGCAAGCTGGTCCCCCCCGAAGGCCTGAAGCACTACATGCCCGATGATCCCGGCGCCAAGAAGGGCGTGTTCGCCTCCCAGGTGAACACCCACGTGGCCGACACGATCGAGGACCTGGCGCGCAAGATCGAGGCGGACCCCGCGACGCTGGCGGCCACCGTCAAGCGCTACAACGAGCTGGTCGCCTCGGGCAAGGACAGCGATTTCGGCAAGCCCTCCGACCGCCTCGTCCCCGTTCTCAAGGCCCCCTTCTACGGCATCCACCGCCGTGTCCGCCTCTCGGCCATCTGCTCCGGCATGCTGGTGGACGAGAACCACCAGGCCCTGGACGCCGACGGCAGGCCCATCAAGGGCCTGTTCCTGGTGGGCAACCTCGGGGGCGGGTTCTACGGGGGCGTGGATTATCCGCTCACCGTCTTCGGACTGTCGCTGGGCCGTTGCTACACCTTCGGGTACCTCACCGGAAGGCACGTCGCGAAGCTCTAG